Below is a window of Variovorax sp. TBS-050B DNA.
CCGAGCTTCCATTGATCCAGGCCCCGATGGCCGGCGTGCAGGGCAGCGCCATGGCGATCGCCGTCAGCAATGCGGGCGGGCTCGGCTCGCTGCCCTGCGCGATGCTCGGCAACGACGCGATCCGCAGCGAGGTCGCCGCGATCCGCGCGGGCACCGGCAAGCCCTACAACCTCAACTTCTTCGCGCATGTTTCGCCCGCACCCGATGCGGCGCGCGAGGCGACGTGGCGCGAGGCGCTGTCGCCGTACTACCGCGAGTTCGGCATCGATGCGGCCGCCATTCCGGCCGGGCCGGGGCGCAATCCCTTCAGCGCCGCGGTGGCCGAGGTGCTCGCCGAATTCCGGCCGCCGGTGGTGAGCTTCCATTTCGGGCTGCCGCCCGAGGCGCTGCTGGCGCAGGTGCGCGGATGGGGTTCGAAGATCCTGGGCTCCGCCACCACGGTCGACGAGGCGCTGTGGCTCGAGGCGCACGGCGTCGATGCCGTCATCGCGCAGGGCCTTGAGGCGGGCGGGCACCGCGGGCACTTCCTCTCGCACGACCTCACGAAGCAGCTCGGCACCTTCGCGCTCCTGCCGCAGCTGGTGCGCGCGGTGCGCGTGCCGGTGATCGCGGCCGGCGGCATCGTCGATGCCGCCGGCGTGGCCGCCGCGATGAAGCTGGGCGCGGCGGGCGTGCAGGTGGGCACGGCCTACATGCTCGCGCCCGAAGCCACGACGAGTGCCGTGCACCGCGCGGCGCTCCAGAGCGAGGCGGCGCGCCACACGGCGCTGACCAACCTCTTCACCGGACGGCCCGCGCGCGGGATAGTCAACCGCGTAATGCGCGACCTCGGACCCATCGGTGCCGCGGCGCCCGAATTCCCGCTCGCCACCTCGGGCATCGCGCCGCTGCGCGCCAAGGCCGAGGCGCAGGGCAGCGGGGACTTCTCTCCGCTCTGGTCGGGCCAGAACACCACCGGCTGCCGCGAGCTGCCGGCCGCCGAGATCACGCGCGCGCTGGCGCGCGGCTTTGCCTGAGAGGCCGCGCATGGCGCAGCAGCTTCATCTGCCCCTGAAGTTTCTCGAGCAGCCCGCGGGTGCGAACGTGCGCGAGCCGTGGCTGCTGGTGCTGATGCACGGCGTGGGCAGCAACGAGCAGGACCTGTTCGGCCTCGCGCGGCTGATGCCGCCGCAGTTCCACGTGCTGAGCCTGCGCGCGCCGTACGTGCTGTCGCCCGATGCCTATGCCTGGTTCGAGTTCCAGCAACTGCCCGGCGGCGAGCGGCGCATCGACGAGGAACAGGAGCGCGAGAGCCGCTTCCTGGTCGGCGAGATGGTGGCCTCGGCCGCGCAGCAGCTCGGCGTGCCGGCCGAACGCGTGGTGGTCGGCGGCTTCAGTCAGGGCGGGATCATGGCGCTTTCGCTGCTGCTGACCCAGCCGGGCAAGGTGGGCGCGGCGATGGTCTGGCACGGCCGGCTGCTGCAGCAGGTGGTGCCGCACGTCGCGCCGCCCGAAGCCTTCGAGGGCAGGGCGCTCTGGGTCAGTCACGGCAGCGCCGACAGCGTGATCCCGGCGAGTGCGGCCGAGGCCACGCGTGCGCTGGCGCGCGGCCTGCCGCTGGCGCTCTCGGGCGCCGACTTCCCGGGCGGGCACGAGATCCGGCCCGCCGAGCTGCAGGGCACGCTGGTCTGGTTGCAGTCGCTCACGGCGAGTCACAACGTGCAATAGGTCGCAGCCGCTGGCTGAACTTCGGCGGCTGGCAGACGTCACACGGCGTTACGAGCACGGACGCCGGGTGCGGCCTCGATTGATGCACCATCGGCGTTCGTCTCCCACTGCGCTTTGCAAAAGGAAACCGCCGACATGCCCGAACCAGACATCCCCGAGATTCGCGACACCGCCGAAGCGCCCGCATTCAGACCGCGCCGCGAGAGTTCGACGGGCACGATGGTCGTGATCGTGCTGCTGGCGCTCGCGGCGGCTTTCCTGGGATGGCGCTGGTACCAGCAACAGCAGCCGGTGCCGGCCGAACCGGCGCCAGCGGTGGCGGCCGCACCGAACGACGGCCCGGTGGTGCCCCCGCTTTCGCCGCTGCCGGAATTGCTGGAACCGCACAACCCGCTGGAAGGCCTGGCGCCGCCCGATGCCGGACTGCCCGCGGTGGCGGATTCCGATTCGCGCGTGGCGAAGGCGCTGGCCGAGGTGTTCGGCAGCCGCAACGTCTCGGAATTCCTGCTGCCCGACGGCGTGGTGCGCCGCTTCGTCGCCACGGTGGACAACCTTCCGCGCGAGCACGCGCCCGCGAGCCGTTGGCCCGTGCATCCGGCCAAGCAGCGCTTCATCACCGGGCAGCAGGGCGGTGCCGAAGTCATCGATGCCCGCAATGCCGCGCGCTACGCGCCGCTGGTGCAGCTCGCGCAGTCGGTCGACGCGGCCAAGGCGGCCAAGGCGTATGCGCGGCTCTATCCGCTGTTCCAGCAGGCCTATGAAGAGCTCGGCTACCCGGGCCGCTACTTCAACGACCGGCTCGTGGCCGTGATCGACCACCTGCTGCAGGCGCCCGAGCCCGCCGGGCCGGTGCGGGTGCGCCTGGTCGAGGTCAAGGGCAGCGTGCCCTCGCAGCGGCCCTGGGTGCGCTACGAATACGCCGACCCCGAACTCGAAGCGCTCTCGTCGGGCCAGAAGATCATGGTGCGCGTCGGCCTCGAGAACGAGCGCCGGCTCAAGGCCAGCCTGCGCGGCTTTCGCGCGCAGATCGCCACGGGCGACATCGCGAAGAAGCAGAAGCAGCCGTCGTCGCAGCCGCAGTCCTGACGCCGGGCGGCGCCTGTAGGCGCGGACCGATTGCGCGCGGCGCCGATGGCGCAGATGATCGGCCGACCCACGAGGGCGCGGCCGCCGGACGGCACCGCGCCTGGCCTTCACGATTTGCTGCAAAGATTTCGAGGACCACCGTATGAGCCTGATGAGCGTCGACCTCTACCAGAGTGCCACCGATCCCGAGAAATTCCTGGCGCTGCCCGCCGGCACCGACCCGAGCGAACTTATGGGTCCGATGACCTTCGACCAGGACTATGCGGAGGTCAAGCGTTACCAGGAAGGCTTCGAGTTCGACCCCGCGCAGGACTATGCCGGCGTCAATGCCGCCAAGATCGCGGCGGACCTGCTCACCGTGAAGTGGGCGATCTACCGCCGCGAATCCTGATCAGGCTTCCTGGTAGTCGCCGACCGGCACGCAGCTGCAGAACAGGTTGCGGTCGCCGTAGACGTTGTCGACCCGGCCCACCGGCGGCCAGTACTTGGCCTGCTTGAGCGCGGCGAGCGGATAGGCGCCGAGCTCGCGCGAGTACGGATGCGTCCATTCGCTGCCCAGCAGGCTGGCGGCGGTGTGCGGCGCATGCTTGAGCGGGTTGTCGTCGCGCGGCCAGACGCCTTCCTCGACGCGCCGGATCTCGCCGCGGATCGCGATCATCGCGTCGACGAAGCGGTCGAGCTCGGCCAGCGGCTCGCTCTCGGTGGGCTCCACCATCAGCGTGCCCGGCACCGGAAAGCTTAGCGTGGGCGCATGGAAGCCGTAGTCGATCAGCCGCTTGGCGACGTCCTCGGCGGTGACGCCGCTGGTCTCCTTGAGCGGGCGCAGGTCGAGGATGCACTCGTGCGCCACGTGCCCGTTGGGGCTCGCGTACAGCGTCGGATAGTGGTCCTTGAGCCGCGCGCTGATGTAGTTGGCGCTCAGGATCGCGGTCTCGGTCGCGGCCTGCAGGCCCTTGGCGCCCATCATCCGGCAGTACATCCAGCTGATCGGCAGCACGGCCGCATTGCCGAGCGGCGCGGCCGAAACCGCGCCAACGCCGTGGCCCGTGGAACCCGCGGTCGCATGGCCCGGCAGGTAGGGCACGAGGTCCTCGACCACGCAGACCGGTCCCACGCCCGGGCCGCCGCCGCCGTGCGGGATGCAGAAGGTCTTGTGCAGGTTCAGGTGGCTCACGTCGCCGCCGAACTCGCCCGGCGCGGCCACGCCGACCAGCGCGTTCATGTTGGCGCCGTCCACGTACACGCGGCCGCCGTGTTCGTGCACGAGCTCGCACAGCTCCTTCACCCGGGTCTCGAACACGCCGTGCGTGCTGGGGTAGGTGATCATCACCGCCGCGAGCCGCTCGCTGTGCTTCTCGCAGGCGCGCTTCAGGTCGTCCATGTCGACGTTGCCCTGCGCGTCGCAGGCCGTGACCACCACCTGCAGGCCCACCATCTGTGCGCTCGCGGGGTTGGTGCCGTGCGCCGACGAGGGGATCAGGCAGATGTCGCGATGCCCCTGGCCGTTGGCCTCGTGGAAGGCGCGGATCGCAAGCAGGCCCGCGTACTCGCCCTGCGAGCCGGCGTTGGGCTGCAGGCTGATGCCGGCATAGCCGGTGGCTTCGCAGAGCCAGGCGCGCAGCTGGGCGTCGAGCTGGGCATAGCCCACGAGCTGCTCGGCCGGTGCGAAGGGATGGATGTTCGCGAACTCGGGCCAGGTGATCGGGATCATCTCGCTGGTCGCGTTGAGCTTCATGGTGCAGCTGCCGAGCGGGATCATGCTGCGGTCGAGCGCGAGATCCTTGTCCGAGAGGCTGCGGATGTAGCGCAGCATCGCCGTCTCGCTCTTGTGGGTGTTGAACACCGGGTGCGTGAGAAAGGCGCTGGTGCGGCGCAGGTCCTCGGGCAGCCGCGGCGCGGTGCCGGCCAGGTCGTCGAAGCGCGGCATCGGCGTGCCGGCGGGCACGAACAGCGCCCACAGCGCCTCGATGTCGGCGCGCGTGGTGGTCTCGTCGAGCGAGATGCCCAGGTGCTGCTGCAGCCGCTGGCGCAGGTTGATGCCGGCGGCCTGCGCGCGCTCGACGATCCTCGCGGTGTCTTCGCCGGTGCGGATGGTCAGCGAGTCGAAGGCGGTGGCGTTGACCGGCTCGCGGCCCATCTGCGTGAGGCCCTGCGCGAGGATGGCGGTGAGCGCCGCCACGCGCTGCGCGATGCGGGTCAGGCCATCGGGCCCGTGGTAGACGGCGTACATGCTCGCCACCACGGCCGGCAGCACCTGCGCAGTGCAGATGTTCGAGGTCGCCTTCTCGCGGCGGATGTGCTGCTCGCGCGTCTGCAGCGCGAGGCGGTAGGCGCTCTGGCCGTGCGCGTCCACGCTCACGCCCACCAGGCGGCCCGGCAGCGAGCGCTTGAATTCGTCGCGGCAGGCCAGGTAGGCCGCATGCGGACCGCCGTTGCACAGCGGCATGCCGAAGCGTTGCGTGGTGCCGCAGACGATGTCGGCGTCCCATTCGCCGGGCGGCGCGAGCAGCGTGAGCGCCAGCAGGTCGGCAGCCACGCAGAAGGCGGCGTCGCACTGGTGCGCATGGCCCGCGAGCGGGCGCAGGTCGTGCACGTGGCCGGTGGTGGCCGGGTACTGCGCGAGCACGCCGAAGAATTCGCCGCTCACCATCAGGTGCGGCAGCGTCTCGGAGACGGTGCTGACCTTGACCTCGATGCCCAGCGGCGCGGCGCGGGTCTTGATGACCTCGATGGTCTGCGGATGGCAGTCGCCCGAGACCAGGAACACGTTGCTCTTGGCTCTAACGCTGCGCCGGGCGAGCGTCATGGCCTCGGCCGCGGCCGTGGCCTCGTCGAGCATCGAGGCGTTGGCGATCGCCATGCCGGTCAGGTCGCAGACCATGGTCTGGAAGTTCAGCAGCGCCTCCATGCGGCCCTGCGAGATCTCGGCCTGGTAGGGCGTGTAGGCGGTGTACCAGGCGGGGTTCTCGAGCACGTTGCGCAGGATCACGCCCGGCGTGTGGGTGCCGTAGTAGCCCTGACCGATGAAGCTCTTGAACACCTTGTTCTTCGCCGCGATCGCCTTCAGCTCGGCCAGCGCGTCCGCCTCGGTGACCGGGGCCGGCAGCCGCATCGGCCTGGCGCGGCGGATGGCCGCGGGCACGATGCCGTCGATGAGTTCCGCGCGCGTCTCGGAGCCGATCACCGGCAGCATGCGCGCCTCGTCGGCCGCATCGATGCCGATGTGGCGGGCGAGGAATTCTTCGGCGTTCTCGAGTTCTTGCAGGGAGGGGAGGGAGGGAGTGGGCATGGCGGGTGTCGGGAAAAAGGCGGGATCGGGGCCAGAACGCAGAGGCCGCAGAGGTTTCGCAGAAGTCGCGAAAGCAGACAGAAAAATGAATTCCTTCTGCGACTTCTGCGAAGTTTTTGTCTTCCTTCTGCGTCCGGCTGTCCGTATTCAGCAGCGCATCAAGACTCGGCCGCGAACTTGTCGTACGAGGCCGCGTCGAGCAGCGCATCGAGCTGCGACGGGTCGCTGAGCTTCACCTTGAAGAACCAGCCGGCTGCGAGCGGGTCGCTGTTGGCGAGCGAGGGGTCGGCGCGCAGGGCCTCGTTGACTTCGGTGATCTCGCCCGAGACCGGCATGAACACGTCGGCCGCGGCCTTGACCGATTCGACGACACCGGCGACCTCGCCCTGCGCGAAGGTCTTGCCGACTTCGGGCAGGTCGACGAACACCACGTCGCCGAGCGCGTCCTGCGCATGCACGGTGATGCCGACGGTGGCCGCGTCGCCTTCGGCCGAGACCCATTCATGGTCCTTGGTGTACTTGATGCTCATGGTGAAGAAACTCCTCGTGGAAAAAACAAAAGGTGGGTCGGCCGGCTGGCTTCAGCCGCGGTAGTAGCGGGTGGGCACGAAAGGCATGGTCGAGACTTCCATCGGCACCGGCTTGCCGCGCACGATGGCCTGCACGCGCGTGCCGGGCTCGGCGAAGGCGGTGGCGACGTAGCCCATCGCGATCGGCCGGTCGGCCGTGGGGCCGAGCAGGCCGCTCGTCACCAGGCCGATGTCCTGGCCCTCGAAGGACTGCAGCACCGTGCCGTCGCGCACCGGAATGCGTTCCAGCGCCACGAGGCCGACGCGCTTGCGCGTGAGCGTCTCATGGTCGGTGCGGCCCGCCGCGCCCGCGGTGGCTGCCGCGAGCTGGCCCAGCACCCGGGCCGCGCCGGGAAAGCCGCCTTCGCGCGCGCCGCCCGCGCGGCGGACCTTCTGGATCGCCCAGTTCAGCGAGGCTTCGACCGGCGTGGTGGTGGTGTCGATGTCGTTGCCGTAGAGGCACAGGCCGGCCTCGAGCCGCAGCGAATTGCGCGCGCCCAGGCCGATGGGCTTGACCTCGGGCTGCGCGAGCAGCAGGCGGGCGAGGGCGTCGGCATCCTTGCCGGCCACCGAGATTTCGAAGCCGTCTTCCCCGGTGTAGCCGCTGCGCGTGGCGAAGGCCGCAATGCCGCCGATCTGCACCGCGCCGCCCGTCATGAACACGAAGCGTTCGATGCCCGGCGAAAGCCGCGCGAGCACCGCCGCGGCCTGCGGACCCTGCAGCGCGAGCAGCGCATGGTCGGCGAGCGACTGCACCTCGCAGCGCGCGCCGATCTTCCGTTGGATGTGGGCCAGGTCGGCCACCTTGCACGCGCCGTTGACGATCACGAAGATCGACCCATGCCCCTCGTTGAAGAACATCAGGTCGTCGAGGATGCCGCCCGTGTCGTCGAGCAGCAGGCCGTAGCGCTGCTTGCCGGGCGGCAGGTCGATCACGTCGACCGGCATCAGCGTCTCGAATGCCGCGGCGGCATCGGGCCCGACCAGGCGCAGCTGGCCCATGTGGGAGATGTCGAACAGGCCGGCGGCCTCGCGCGTGTGCCGGTGCTCGGCCATCAGGCCCGCGGGGTACTGCACCGGCATCGAATAGCCGGCGAACGGCACCATGCGGGCGCCCAGTTCCACATGCAGGTCGTGCAGCGGGGTCTTGAGAAGTTGTTCGGCGGAAGCGGCAGAAGTCACCGGGAGGCACTCCAAAGGGGCAGTCGAATTCCATGGCGCAAACCATGGGCCACCCCTGCTGTCCGCTTTACCTGAGAGATTCGCCCCACGATCGGGGTTTGCTCCTTCGGTGGGCCGCCGCGTCCGCATGGGTGCGGGGGCCTCTCTCCAGCAAGGAAGCGACGGCATCCGCCGGCGCTGTGTCAGTCCTTTTGCCTGAGCGTTCGGGAAGTCCCTGCGCCTTCGGCGGCTCCGCGACGCGAAGCTCTCTCCTGACCCGGCGAGTGTAGTGGATCGCGGCGCCCCGGTCGCGGGGCACGGCCGGCGCGGGCCGGTTCAGTGCATGGCTTCCGTCGCCGGCGGCAGCAGCTTGTCGATGCGCTGGCGCAGCGATTCCGCGCGCTCGGCGCCGGCGGTCTTCTCGATCTCGGTGAGCATCAGCGCGGCGATGCTCAGCATCGCGCCGCGGTCGCGCGCCTCGCGCAGCGCATCGCGCATCTGCGTTGCGAACTTCGGATCGCGCCGCACGAACATGCGCTCGCAGATGTCGAACAGGAACATGCGGGTGGTGGCGAGGGAGCGCTTGCCGTCGAAGTTGTCGGCCGCAGCGGGCGGCGGCGCGGGCTCGGTCTCTTCCACGGGGGCCGGCACGGGGGCGGGCGCCGCGATCGGCGCGGCGGGCGCCGCCACCTGCAGATAGCCGCGGTGCGCGAGCGCCTGCAGCGCCTGCTCGGCATCGGCGCGGCTCGCGAAGAGGGGCACGAAGTCCGTCAGCGAACGGCGGCCGTCGGCCATCAGCAGCAGCGCGCGTTCGCGCTGGCTCAGCGTGCGCTGACCGCCCTGGAGTTCGTCGCGTGCCTTGTCGGTCTTGATTGGAAACATGGCGCAACAGCCCTGGAATTCGAGGGCTGAAGCATCGCGGCGGGCGGTGACATCTTCATGAACCTTTTCGCCTTACACGGCGTCGAGAGGCCGCCTGCCGGATTTTTCGCTCAGCCCGCGACTTCCTTGCGGATGAGCCAGCGCTTGTCCACGCGCTGCAGCTCCAGTGTCTTGGGTCCGGTCTGGCTCAACGCGTCGGCGCGGTAGTGCTGCGTGAAGCGGGCGGTGGCGGTGGCGCCGTGGATGCGAATGACGAGGTTCTCGATGTTCACCTCGATGCGCGACCGGTTCGCGATGCGCCGGCGGCGTTCGGCTTCCCAGGCGGCATGGTCGACCCGCTGGTTCGGAACGAAGTCGGGCACGTAGGCGGCGAAGTAGCGCTCGACATCCCGGGCCGACCAGGCTTGCGCCCAGGCGCGCACGGCGGCTTCGACCTCGGCGATCACGGCGCCGCTCTGTGCAGCCGCATCGATGGATGCCGCAGTCGCAGGCGCAGGCGTGGCGGCCACCGGCGCGGGAGCGACCTCCGCGCCGGCGAGCTCCGGCGGATTGGCCACATAGCCCGTGAAGCGCCATCGGCCGGTTTCGTCGAGCGAGAAGCTGAGCCTTTCGGCGCCCGGCTTGCCATCGATGCGGACGGAGGCGAACTCCACATTCGCGTAGATGCCCGCGGGCAGTTGCTGGTCGCCGCCGGCGGCGATGGAACGTCGGTTCACGCCGAGCCAGGTGCGGCGGCTGACGGTGCCGACCGTCTGGCGCGCCCGGCGCGTGGTGTCGATGAACACCGCCTGCGGCACGCGCGCCTTGAGCACGCTCGACGCATCGTTCCAAAGATTGCCGAGGCGGTCCTCGTCGACTTTCCGTAGCGCGCTGCGCGCCTCGCGCAGCAGTTCGTCGGCCGATTCGGCGAGCGGTTCGCCGGCGGCACGGGCGCAGAGCGCCGCGCTCGCCAGCAGCCATGCGCCGGCGAGCTTCATCCAGAAGCGTTGCATTTTTTCTCTCCCTTGGTTGCTGGCGCCGCGGGGGCGCCGGGAGAGATTCTCGCCCACCGGCCGGGTGCGCCCGGCCCGCCTGACGGCTACCTCGCGTACACCAGATCGCGCAGCGAAAGCGAGATCCACGGCACGTACGTGATCACCAGCAGACAGCCCAGGATCACGAGCACGAACGGCACCAGGTGCTTCACGATCCGGTCGAGCGAGATGCGCGCCACCGTGCAGGCCGCGAACAGGTTCACGCCGAAGGGCGGCGTGATCATGCCGAGCGCGAGGTTCACCACCATGATGAGACCGAAATGCACCGGGTCGATGCCGAAGTGCACCGCCACCGGCGCGAGGATCGGCGCGAGCACGATGATGGCCGCGCTGGTCTCGATGAACATGCCGATGATGAAGAGCGCCGCGTTCACGCCGAGCAGGAACATCGCCGGCGACTTCAGCACCTCTTGCAGCCAGTGGCCGATCGCATCGGGCACGCCCGCACGCGTGATCAGGAACGCGAACAGCCCCGCGTTGGCGATCACGAACATGATCACCGCCGACGACAGCACCGACTTGCGCAGGATCGCGAACAGGTCGGACGGCTTGATCTCGCGGTAGATCACGACGCCCACGATCAGCGCGTAGAACACCGCCACCGCCGACGCCTCCGTCGGCGTGAAGATGCCGCCGTAGATGCCGCCGAGGATGATCACCGGCATCAGCAGCGCCCAGCCTGCCTGCCACAGCGCGCGGCCGAAGGGCATGCGGCCGTCGCCGTCGTTCTTGCCCCAGCCCTTCCACTTGCAGAAGAGCCAGACGAAGAGCATGAGCGCGCCGCTGATCAGGATGCCCGGGCCGAAGCCGGCGATGAACAGCTCGCCGATCGACACCTCGGCGCTCACGCCGTAGAGGATCATCGGGATCGAGGGCGGGATGATCACGCCCAGTTCCGCGCTCGTGGCCTGCAGCGCGGCGGCGTACGAGGTGGGATAGCCATGCTTGATGAGCGCGGGAATCAGGATCGCGCCGATCGCGAAGGTGGTGGCTACCGAGGAGCCCGACACTGCCGCGAAGATCATGCAGGTGAGCACGCAGGTCATCGGCAGGCCGCCCTGGACGCCGCCCACGATGCTCTTGGCGAACTCGACCAGCCGGCGCGAGATGCCGCCGGTTTCCATCAGGTTGCCGGCGAGGATGAAGAACGGGATCGCCGCGAGCGGAAACTTGTTGATCGAGTTGAAGATCTCCTTGGCGGAGATCAGCATGTTGGCGTTCGTGACCTGGATGCCCAGCACCGAGGCGAGGCCGATCGAGACGGCGACGGAGACCGACAGTGCAAAGCACAGCACCATCGTGGCGATCATGGTGGTGGTCATTGCGCGGTCTCCAGTTCCATGCGCTTGGGATCGAGGTAGTTGCCGACGATGCCGAACAGCGAGAACACCGCGCCCACGGGCAGCGCCATGTAGGCCCAGATCATCGAGATGCTCTCGAGGCCCGCCATGCTCTGCACGCTGCCGCGGATCGCGTAGTCCCAGCCCCAGCGCAGGATCACCAGCATGAGCGCGAGCGCGGCCACGCTCACGGCGGCGTCGAGCAGGCGGCGCACCTTGGGCGAACTCCAGCGGTAGAGCACGTCCACGCTGACCATCGCGCCCTGGCGGAAGGCCATCGGGATGCCGAGGAACACCATCCAGATCAGGCTCACGCGGATCAGGATCTCGCTCCATTCGGCCGGCTGCTCGAGCACGAAGCGCGTGACGATCTGGAACATGCCGAGGCTCGCCGCGACGACGAGCATCAGACAGGCCGCGAACATCGAGATGCCGGTGGTCCAGCGTTCGATGCCAAGGAATCTTTCTTTCATCTGCACCTGCTTCAAAACAAAAAAAGCCCGCCAGACCAGTCTGTGCGGGCGGGCCGGCCGTCGAGCGGCGGCAGCCGGTTGCGAACTACTTGTAGTTGCGGATCTTGTCGAGGTTGGCCTTGCCGAAGTCCTTCTCGAACTGCGCGTTCACGGGTGCGAGCGCAGCCACGAACTTGGCCTTGTCGACGTTGTCGATCACCGTCATGCCCTTGGCGCGCAGGTCGGCCACGCCCTTGGCGTCGTCTTCGTCCACGCGCGCGCGGTTCGCCTTGGTGCCTTCCTTCGCGGCGTCGAGGAAGGCCTGCTTGTCGGCGGCGCTGAGCTTGTCGAAGGTGGCCTTGTTCATCACGAAGATGCAGGGCGAATAGACGTGCCCCGTGAGCGAGAGGTGCTTCTGCACCTGGTCGAACTTGGCCGAGATGATGACCGGCAGCGGGTTCTCCTGGCCGTCGACCGTGCCCTGCTGGAGCGCGGTGAAGACTTCGGGGAAGGCCATGGGCGTGGTGATGATGCCGAAGCCCTTGTAGGCCGCGATGTGCACCGGGTTCTCCATGGTGCGCATCTTCAGGCCCTTGAGATCTTCCGGAGCCTTCACGTCGCGCTTGCTGTTGGTCATGTGGCGGAAGCCGTTCTCGGCCCAGGCCAGCGCCTTGAAGCCCTTGGCTTCGAACTTGGTCAGCAGTTCCTGGCCGATCGGGCCGTCGAGCACGGCGCGCGCATGGGCCTTGTCGCGGAACAGGAAGGGCACGTCGAGGATCTTGGTCTCGGGCACGAAGTTGGGGATCGGGCCGGTCGAGGAGAAGGCCAGTTCCTGCGTGCCGAGCTGCACCGCCTCGATCGATTCGCGCTCGCCGCCGAGCGAGCCGTTGTAGAAGGTCTGGACCTTGTAGCGGCCATTGGTGCGCTTCTCGACTTCCTTCGCGAAGGTGTCGATCGCCACGCCCTGGTGCGAGTTCTGCGAGGTCGAGATGCTGATCTTCATGGTCGTCTGCGCGAAGGCTGCGCAGGCCATGCCCAGGCCCAGAACCAGGCCGGCGGCCAGTCGGGTCAACTTCATTGTGTGTCTCCTCGGTTGGAAAGAAAAAAGGCGCAAGGAACCGTGAGACCGGTTTCACGCAAAGGGGCGACTATGCCCGAATAATCAGTTTGACTGCGTCGGGATTTTCACGGACGTAATCGCGGATCACGGCCTCGAAGCTCGCGTCGGGCGCCAGG
It encodes the following:
- a CDS encoding nitronate monooxygenase, whose product is MTTLQQLLGTELPLIQAPMAGVQGSAMAIAVSNAGGLGSLPCAMLGNDAIRSEVAAIRAGTGKPYNLNFFAHVSPAPDAAREATWREALSPYYREFGIDAAAIPAGPGRNPFSAAVAEVLAEFRPPVVSFHFGLPPEALLAQVRGWGSKILGSATTVDEALWLEAHGVDAVIAQGLEAGGHRGHFLSHDLTKQLGTFALLPQLVRAVRVPVIAAGGIVDAAGVAAAMKLGAAGVQVGTAYMLAPEATTSAVHRAALQSEAARHTALTNLFTGRPARGIVNRVMRDLGPIGAAAPEFPLATSGIAPLRAKAEAQGSGDFSPLWSGQNTTGCRELPAAEITRALARGFA
- a CDS encoding dienelactone hydrolase family protein; translated protein: MAQQLHLPLKFLEQPAGANVREPWLLVLMHGVGSNEQDLFGLARLMPPQFHVLSLRAPYVLSPDAYAWFEFQQLPGGERRIDEEQERESRFLVGEMVASAAQQLGVPAERVVVGGFSQGGIMALSLLLTQPGKVGAAMVWHGRLLQQVVPHVAPPEAFEGRALWVSHGSADSVIPASAAEATRALARGLPLALSGADFPGGHEIRPAELQGTLVWLQSLTASHNVQ
- a CDS encoding DUF3014 domain-containing protein, giving the protein MPEPDIPEIRDTAEAPAFRPRRESSTGTMVVIVLLALAAAFLGWRWYQQQQPVPAEPAPAVAAAPNDGPVVPPLSPLPELLEPHNPLEGLAPPDAGLPAVADSDSRVAKALAEVFGSRNVSEFLLPDGVVRRFVATVDNLPREHAPASRWPVHPAKQRFITGQQGGAEVIDARNAARYAPLVQLAQSVDAAKAAKAYARLYPLFQQAYEELGYPGRYFNDRLVAVIDHLLQAPEPAGPVRVRLVEVKGSVPSQRPWVRYEYADPELEALSSGQKIMVRVGLENERRLKASLRGFRAQIATGDIAKKQKQPSSQPQS
- the gcvP gene encoding aminomethyl-transferring glycine dehydrogenase, with translation MPTPSLPSLQELENAEEFLARHIGIDAADEARMLPVIGSETRAELIDGIVPAAIRRARPMRLPAPVTEADALAELKAIAAKNKVFKSFIGQGYYGTHTPGVILRNVLENPAWYTAYTPYQAEISQGRMEALLNFQTMVCDLTGMAIANASMLDEATAAAEAMTLARRSVRAKSNVFLVSGDCHPQTIEVIKTRAAPLGIEVKVSTVSETLPHLMVSGEFFGVLAQYPATTGHVHDLRPLAGHAHQCDAAFCVAADLLALTLLAPPGEWDADIVCGTTQRFGMPLCNGGPHAAYLACRDEFKRSLPGRLVGVSVDAHGQSAYRLALQTREQHIRREKATSNICTAQVLPAVVASMYAVYHGPDGLTRIAQRVAALTAILAQGLTQMGREPVNATAFDSLTIRTGEDTARIVERAQAAGINLRQRLQQHLGISLDETTTRADIEALWALFVPAGTPMPRFDDLAGTAPRLPEDLRRTSAFLTHPVFNTHKSETAMLRYIRSLSDKDLALDRSMIPLGSCTMKLNATSEMIPITWPEFANIHPFAPAEQLVGYAQLDAQLRAWLCEATGYAGISLQPNAGSQGEYAGLLAIRAFHEANGQGHRDICLIPSSAHGTNPASAQMVGLQVVVTACDAQGNVDMDDLKRACEKHSERLAAVMITYPSTHGVFETRVKELCELVHEHGGRVYVDGANMNALVGVAAPGEFGGDVSHLNLHKTFCIPHGGGGPGVGPVCVVEDLVPYLPGHATAGSTGHGVGAVSAAPLGNAAVLPISWMYCRMMGAKGLQAATETAILSANYISARLKDHYPTLYASPNGHVAHECILDLRPLKETSGVTAEDVAKRLIDYGFHAPTLSFPVPGTLMVEPTESEPLAELDRFVDAMIAIRGEIRRVEEGVWPRDDNPLKHAPHTAASLLGSEWTHPYSRELGAYPLAALKQAKYWPPVGRVDNVYGDRNLFCSCVPVGDYQEA
- the gcvH gene encoding glycine cleavage system protein GcvH; amino-acid sequence: MSIKYTKDHEWVSAEGDAATVGITVHAQDALGDVVFVDLPEVGKTFAQGEVAGVVESVKAAADVFMPVSGEITEVNEALRADPSLANSDPLAAGWFFKVKLSDPSQLDALLDAASYDKFAAES
- the gcvT gene encoding glycine cleavage system aminomethyltransferase GcvT: MTSAASAEQLLKTPLHDLHVELGARMVPFAGYSMPVQYPAGLMAEHRHTREAAGLFDISHMGQLRLVGPDAAAAFETLMPVDVIDLPPGKQRYGLLLDDTGGILDDLMFFNEGHGSIFVIVNGACKVADLAHIQRKIGARCEVQSLADHALLALQGPQAAAVLARLSPGIERFVFMTGGAVQIGGIAAFATRSGYTGEDGFEISVAGKDADALARLLLAQPEVKPIGLGARNSLRLEAGLCLYGNDIDTTTTPVEASLNWAIQKVRRAGGAREGGFPGAARVLGQLAAATAGAAGRTDHETLTRKRVGLVALERIPVRDGTVLQSFEGQDIGLVTSGLLGPTADRPIAMGYVATAFAEPGTRVQAIVRGKPVPMEVSTMPFVPTRYYRG
- a CDS encoding DUF4019 domain-containing protein, which encodes MQRFWMKLAGAWLLASAALCARAAGEPLAESADELLREARSALRKVDEDRLGNLWNDASSVLKARVPQAVFIDTTRRARQTVGTVSRRTWLGVNRRSIAAGGDQQLPAGIYANVEFASVRIDGKPGAERLSFSLDETGRWRFTGYVANPPELAGAEVAPAPVAATPAPATAASIDAAAQSGAVIAEVEAAVRAWAQAWSARDVERYFAAYVPDFVPNQRVDHAAWEAERRRRIANRSRIEVNIENLVIRIHGATATARFTQHYRADALSQTGPKTLELQRVDKRWLIRKEVAG